A single region of the Chroococcidiopsis sp. TS-821 genome encodes:
- a CDS encoding winged helix-turn-helix transcriptional regulator — protein sequence MNELQTKQLFELAIQTLKNIEELSIDDKVKEDIVNKLLEGLGVIEKNKHKKYTPGSQRRLLETLQKLGGSATRAEIASNSGLDPNVVSSLLNKLVKSRKIKKIKIARTNCNNNRSGRGLTPEYMYKIVDEAIL from the coding sequence ATGAATGAATTACAGACAAAACAACTCTTTGAATTAGCTATTCAAACTTTAAAAAATATTGAAGAACTTTCAATTGATGATAAGGTTAAAGAAGATATAGTTAATAAACTATTGGAAGGTTTGGGGGTTATTGAGAAAAACAAACATAAAAAGTATACGCCAGGAAGTCAAAGAAGACTATTAGAAACTTTGCAAAAGCTTGGTGGAAGTGCAACTCGTGCTGAGATTGCATCCAATTCCGGATTAGATCCTAACGTTGTCAGTTCATTGCTTAATAAATTAGTGAAAAGCAGAAAAATTAAAAAAATCAAAATAGCTCGTACTAACTGTAATAATAATCGCAGTGGTAGGGGGCTAACTCCTGAATATATGTACAAAATTGTAGATGAAGCAATCTTATAG